The genomic region CTGCCCCTTTAAATTCATACAATAGTGTATATAGCTAAACGGCCGTCCCTCTATCTCGTGGTACATCACAGCAATGCGTACGAGCTACATAATGTGTAGAGCAGCATTGAGTCAATGattcaatcaacaagttgagcaacaagaagcaaaacttacgatctccTCATCTGCCGCGCGCGGTGGCCACATTGCCTCCAGTCGACCAACCACATTAGAAAACTTGGTGACGGAGGTCTGGATGGCGTACCATCGGTACGATAACaacctcgcattacattattggaTGATGTGTGTGTCGTAGGGCGCAATGTGCTTTCGCGCGTGAAATGAATCATGCATGCACTGCCAGAAGATCCTGCACTGCTCCTGCCTATGAAATCCACGGATACGGCCAACCACGCATCCTCCATGGTCGAGTACCCCACCATCATTCCTACTCTACAAAAATGACATGGCATTCGAGAATAAGCTCAATGTTATTTGACCGAACACCTACCGAgcgtggtgtccgccatggagGGGTCGAAGTGTCCCTACCTACGGATGGGTCCTGGCTGGAGGACGCCGTCGTAAAAGACGAATGGGCGCGCCGGTGCTGGTTGCGGGGGTTCGGTAATGCATGTGTGCCGGACGGAAAGGAACAACGACGGTGTTAGAGGAGGGTGGTGCCGATGCAAAGTAAGAGAAGAATGGGAGGAATGAAACAAAATGGGACCAGGAGAGGATTTAGTGTTAGCATGTACACATTACTGTTGTATTTAGTCTGGCACGTCCAGTCCTATATTTGAGGATCTCAACTAACGCCCTGGCCTGCGTGCCTACTTCCTTGGGCTTTCTATATGTAATACCTGTTGTACTGTAATCTGAGATCAAGGGCAATCATTTTATTTTCTAACTTGGTATCAGTGTCCCAGGTCTCTCCCATGGCCGACGACTCCTCCTCCTCTGCGGCCACCatgcccgcctcctcgccggccttCCTCTCCTCGACAGCCTCCTCCGGCTCGTCCTCGGCCACTGCCGCCAGCACCTCTCAGCACCCCAATTCTCAGTTTGCCCCTCTCTTCTCCTCCACCACCCCACAGCCGCCGCCACCAGCTCCACCCGCTCGCCACCCCATCCTCAATGTGGATCTCACTAGCCACATCAAATTCCTCTTGAATCCCATTGAAAACAATTATCACAAGTGGAAATCTTTCTTCCTGATGGTCCTCCTGCGCTACGGCGTCACCTACCTCATCCAGCATCCACCACCACCCAACGCCGACAGCCACTACCATGAGATTGACACCCATGTCGTCCTCGCCATGTATGCCACCCTTACAGATCAGATCATCGACCATGTGATCGGTGCCACTACCACCCATGCCCTCTGGACTCGGATCCAGGACTACTTCCTTGCCAATTGTGCGGCCCGCTACATGATCCTAAACCGGCAGTACCAAAACCTCAAGCAGGGTGACCTTTTCGTCGACGAGTACACGCGCCGTATGAAGATCATCACCGCCGGTCTCGCGGACATTGATCATGCCGTGACCGAGGTCGACCTCACCTCGCAGTTTCTCCACGGCCTCGACGGGCGCTTCGACACCATCCGTGTGGTCCTGGGGGACACCATTCCCTTGCCATCCTTCGAGACTGTCTTCTCGCGCGTCAAACTCGCCGAGGAGAACCAGGCTTAGCGCGCCTCTGACGCCAGCGCCACCGTGCTCGCTGTTCACAGGAGCGGCGGCACCCCCGACACCGGCAGCTCCTCCGGGCCCCCCAGCTTCCCCAACACCGGCGGCTCCGGCCACCGCTCCGGTGAGCGCGCGGACCAGTCCGCGGATCGGGGCCCCAAGCAGCAGCACGGCCGTGGCAACGACCCCTCTCGTCATGGTGATGGTGGTGATCGCGGCCGCGGTCGTGGGCGCGACGACTCGGGCGGTCGTGGCCACGCCCCACCGGTCTACAACCCCTACATGGGCTTCTTCGCCCCCTATGGGATGGCGATCCCTCCTCCACGCCCCGGCTGGGTTCCTCCAAACTCTGCGGGAGTGCTTGGGCCGCGTCCTGGATCCCACGCCCATGCCTATCCGATGCAGTACTCGCCGTACCACGCGCCCCCGCCACCCCAGCCGTCGTCCTGGGATCATCTCGCCATGCTTCACGCCGCCTACAGCTCCCACGTCTTCCCCAACACTGGCTCCTCCAACGAATGGTACCTCGACAGCGGCGCCTCCAACCACGTGACCGGCAACTCTGGTAATCTCACCTTCTCGAATTCCCCCTCTAAGCATAATTTATCAAGCATTATTGTAGGCAATGGATCTCATCTCCCCATACATGCCACTGGCTCCACACGTCTCCCCCCCCATAATTTTCATTTACGTGATGTTCTTTTCTCCCCTCACGTCACTACCAGCCTTATTTCCGTTCGTCAATTTACTAAGGATAATTCTTGCTCTATCAAATTTTACCCATTTGGCTTTCTTGTGAAGGACCTTCACACCCGGAAAGTCATCCTGATCTCCGCTAGCTCCGGCGACCTCTACCCCTTTCACGGCAACAACAAGGCTTGGCGCACCGCTTTTTCCACCACTGTCTCCGATGGTGATGTGTGGCACCGTCGGCTAGGCCACCCTAGTCCTCATACCCTTCGTTCTTTAGACAACGATTTTCTTACATCATGTAATAAATCTCCACATGCTCCCTGTAGTGCATGCCAACTTGGGCGTCAACCCCGTTTAGCTTTTCCCTCATCCACTAGTCGCACGTTTGCGCCTTTTGATTTAATctattgtgatttatggacctctccggTTGTGAGTTTTTCTGGTTATCAATATTACCTTGTTGTGCTTGATGATTACTCTCACCTTTCATGGACATTTCCTCTACGCCACAAATCCGACACATCCACTACACTACATCGTTTCTTTGCTTATGTCAAAACTCAATACAATGTGATCATCAAAGTGTTACAATGCGACAACGGTAGCGAGTTCATCAACTCGGATTTACGCTCTCTCTTCTCTACCAACGGCATAGTCTACCGCTTCTCCTGCCCTCACACGTCCCCCCAAAATGGCAAGGCCGAGTGTTTACTTCGCACCACCAACGATATCGTTCGCACACTCCTAATCCAAGCCAAACTCACCCCTCCCTTTTGGGTCGAAGCCCTTCACACCGCCACCTATCTCCTCAATCGCCGTCCCTCGCGTGCCATTACCAACCAAACACCATATTACCGCCTTCATGGCCTTCACCCCACATATGATCATCTTCGCATGTTCGGCTGCCTTTGTTTCCCCAACCTCTCCGCTACTACACCCCACAAGCTTGCTCCACGATCCACACGCCGCATTTTCCTCGGCTATCCCCTAGAACACAAGGGTTATAGGTGGTACGACCCACTTTCCCGGCGCGTTATAGTATCTCGTCACGTTATTTTTGACGAGAACACATTCCCATATGAGCCTCCCACACCATTGCCTACCGCTACCCCGTCCGCAGAAGATCCGGTCCCTGCGATACAGCTGCAGCGACCCGTCCCAGATCCCATCGCGCCGACAACCTCGGACGGGCCCCACCAAATCCCCGCGCGGCCCCACCACCCACCCCATGCCACCAATCCCCGCACCAGCCCTCCCACTCCCACCGCGCCACCGTCCACGGGCGGCCCCACTTCCCACGCGCCCACCGGCTCGCCCTCGTCACACGCGCCCGCCAGTCAGCCCCGCTCTCCTCGGGATCCCGAATCTGACGCACCTGCCTTCCCCCTAGCGGCCCACCTGCCTTGGATCCCACGCCCGGCCCCTCTTCTACCGAATCCTCCTCGGATCGTGCGCCTGACTCCCACCTGCCGCTCGCCAGCCCCACCAAATCTGCCTCTGATTCCGATCCAGCCTATACCACGCCTCCACGTCGGCCCCAGCATGCAATACCAATTGCACCACCGCAAAACTCCCACAACATGCGCACTAGAGCCAAATCAGGATTTTGCATACCCAAGCGCCTGTTTCTCGCCACCACCTCTACTTCCGCCATATCCCCCATACCACCCACCTATCGTTCTGCCCTCAAAGATCCAAATTGGTTACAAGCAATGCGTGATGAATTTAATGCTTTGATGATGAATTCGACTTGGTCTTTGGTTCCAAAGCCTGCAGGTGTCAACGTGGTAACCAGCAAATGGATCTTTCGTCACAAGTTCAATCCTGACGGATCCTTGGCACGCTACAAAGCGAGGTGGGTTGTTCAGGGGTTCACTCAACAGGAAGGTGTGGATTATGCTTTTAGTGGATGGCCTACGACAAGCGTTCTGTTTTCTGCTATTCTTTTAAATAATACATATTTTTtattaaatttcagaaatattaCGCCGTAATTATATTCTTCAAAAATAATATCGAGTCGGCCTGCTGCTGGCCGATTGGATCCAGTCGGCCTGCTGCTGGCTGATTGGACCCCAGTCGGCCCACTGTAGGCCGATTGGATCCAGTCGGCCCACTGCTGGCCGATAGGCCCCAGTCAACCCACTGCTGGCCGATTGGCGTCCAGTCTGCTTCCTCTAGGTCGACAGATGCATGCATCCATTTATCTTTgaaatgagtatttgaaaaatgttgatcatgcatataaaaatgttagtcaagcatttgataaaaaatattgaacaagtatttaaaaaatattgaaaaaatatttgaaaaatgttgaataggtatttgagaaatgttaaagaagtatttaaaaaaaatgttgatcatgtatataaaaatattaaataagtatttttaaaaaatgttgatcatatatatataaatgTTAAAGAAGTATTTTAAAAAacgttgatcatgtatataaaaatgttgaacaagtatttgagaaaatgttaaacaagtatttaaaaaattgaagtatttgaaaaatgtttaacatgtgtataatatacatgatcaatatttttatattgatcaacatttttacaaatacttgttcaacattttgatatacatgatcaatattttttcaaatacttgtttagtCTTTTTTCAAATAATTGTTTAATATTTTTTGCGAATGCTAgattaatattttttataaatggtcaacattttttaaaatacttcttcaacatttttcaaatacctattcaacagtttcaaatattttttcaacatttttcaaatacttgttctatattgttttttcaaatgcttgattaacatttttatatgcatgctcaacattttttaaaatacttcttcaacattttttaaaatacttcttcaacatttttcaaatattcaTTTCAAAGATAAATGGGTGCATGCACCTGTCGGTCTAAAGAAAACAGACTGGACGCCAATCGGCCAGCAGTGGGCCGACTGGATCCAATCGGCGTACAGTGGGCCGACTGGGGTCCAATCGGCCAGCAGCAGGCCGACTGGATCCAATCGGCCAGCAGTAGGCCGACTGggtattatttttaaaaaaatataattatggcgtaatatttctgaaatttaataaaaaaagatgtattatttaaaaaatctGGCCTGTTTTCCAAATATTGCTAATGGCTTTGGCGCCACGTACTTGGTCCAGGACTTTTTGCGAGAGGAATGGAACGGATGACGACGCCGCATATGCACTGACGACCTCCCTGCAGCTGCAGTCACAGCCGCCGCTGATAACGATGCACTGCATATTCTATCTAATCTAGTCTAGCTTCAGAATGTACTCGATCTGTCATCGAAGTCACCGATCTTGTGAGTGCGTCTGGTAGGAACATCGTATcaaatgatactccctccatttcataatgtAGTACTTTCTCTATCCACGtgtttcaactttgaccgtaaatttaactatcaagactGATTGCGGCAGGAGCAAAAAtcatatcagtgaattcgtatacgaaagaagtttttaattatatttctcccgccgcagttgatcttgttgattaaatttatggtcaaagttagaCTTCGGGAAACGCGGGCATACTatattttagaatggagggagtactgaaACACTGATAAGGACGCTTTGACCAATGGCCACTTGCAGGGCTAAGATAAGCACACAGGCTAGACAACTTCGGCCCCAGGTTTTTGTTACAACTGAAACCACTCCACTCCGGATGTGATCGATCGACAATCCCGTGTGCTAATCCGGTATCTGTagactgtagcagtactagtaccttccggtgtccaaacaaaGTCGAGCACTCAAGCCCCGCTGCATGCATATATAGATACGACCAGATCCATCGATGTTATCACTACGCTCTTCAGCACTCACAACTAGACATTCTTCGTCTCGTTGATCCTGCGAATATATTCGATTCTACTAGCTACATCGATCTCTGGAAGAAGTTGATCATCGAACGAAGCTAGCTAGCTAGATGGGGTCTCTGATGGCTGGTTGGGATTCGCCGGTTCTTGGCGATGGCACCAAAGGTATATATgcggctacacacacggttcaGTTACTGCTTGCAGCCATGTTTATGTATTCCTTTTGCTTGCAGCTCGTGTGACGAGGAACCGGTCCCTGacaaaggaggaggtggaggctttCTGGCGGCAGCGCGGGAAGCCGGCgccggaggacggcggcgacgtcACCTCGCCGCTTGGCTCCCCTGGTCGACCTATGGAGAAGAGCCCGCTGGGAAGCTCGCAGAGGAGCAGGTCACCGGCGTCGTCTCCGGTGTCTGGCGTACACGAGGAGACGATCGGCGCCGCCGACGCCGGCAAGAGCCGGGACTGGTACGTTACAATTGCGACCAGCCGCCGATGATGGCACTCTATACTTTGATTTAACGTGGCCAACCCATTGGATCTTGATCTGTTAATTGTTTGTTTTTGGGTCGGTGGGCAGGTGGACGAGGAGCAACTGGGCCTTCCTCAACGAGCCGCCGCAGGAGGAGAGGCCGGGAACGGCGCACACCTACACGCCGCAGTTCCACGTCGCCGCCGGCAACGCCTGACCGGACATGCTCGTAGAGTGTACGCAATACTAGTAGTACCACGTCACGTCACGCTGCTGGAATGCCTAGGGTAGGCCCTACTGCCTTGACCGTACCGCGCGGAGATGCACAATATGTCCATATGGGGTCATTTCCCTGTCAAATATCCCTTGTACAATAGATGTATTGTAAATGTATATGTAAGTTGCGTATGTATTATGTAAGTAAAATACAGAGTGAATTTCAAAAACATAAAATTATATGAgtttctcggaggtgctcataggggtagcgTGTGTATGTGTacattcatagggatgagtgtatgcgcgtatgtttgagcgcttgcgtctgtactgtgttaaaaaaaggtTAACTTGGACTTTATAGCACATACAcaagagagaagtgcatattttAACCTTAAACTTTTGCCCTAGTTTAATTTACAACCTTAAACTTTAATACCGTCTAAATTACAACCCCCAACTTTCAAAACCGGCTAGAATTCAACCCTCCCTTAtctgttgaccggttttgaccagtcaacaagTCCAGTCAGCATGCCACGTTAGCAAAAAATGCAAAATTTTCAAGGGAAAAAAACTGTAAAATCAAAGAAAATCTAGAAAAAGAAATAAGAAATCAAATTCCCAGAAAAACAAGGACAAACGAATttccgaaaaatcaaaaaaatctagaaaaaaccCCAAAAATCAAATTCCTGAAAAAATGTTTCCATAAAAAGAAATCCATTTTTTATTTTCCCTAGTTTTTTCGCCTATATTGTTTCATAaattttctttatatatatattcTTGATTTTTTTCCTGATCTCACAAATTTTTATTTACTTGttcttgaaaatttgaaaaatcaaAATCTGACATGGCATGCTGATTGGACCCGTTGACTAGTCAAAACTGGTCACCCTAGGTCAAAATCGATCAACAGGGAGGGGAAGGTTGAATCTTGACCGGTTTTGAGACTTGGGAATTGTAATTTAGACAGTATTGAAGTTTGAGATTGTAAATTAGACCAGGGCAGGAGTTAggggttgaaatatgcacttctctccATACATAAAGACCAAAGTACAAGGAGCTGCTTTCCCACTGGTTTTTCGTACAGTTAATTTCTAGGTTTATGCTACCTTCCCCACTATTTTTATATTCGGatgtttttctcttttttgtttctttttctttttaaatatTTAAAATTCCCTGAATTTTCCAAAGGCTATGAAGTATTTTTTTTcctaaaattcatgattttttaaatatCCATGTATAGTTTTCAGATTGGTGATTgttttaaattcaaaaaaataattgaaaatcaaatgtttttaaaaattcacaaatttaaaaaaatcatccacaatttttaagtttctgatcactttctaaattcatgaatattttcttaAGACCCAAGACAGttttttgcaaatttgtgaatttttaaatttttcgaaaaatcaatgcaattcgtgaatatttttcaaatttgggaCGTATACCCTTTGTCCTTTTTACATGGCACACACATATTACAaagtccaactttgaccataaaatTGACCAATAAACACATGGATTATGTGTCACAAAAATATAGTACTATTCAATTCATAGTAAAAtgtagtttccaatgatataaatTTTGCCAACACATAATTAACGtattttgatgaaactaatggtCAAAGTTTATGCATACAAACAAAGGACGCCATATAAATAGGAACGAGAGGAGCATAAATTTTCATTTCATAATATAATTTTAAACCCGCAAACCGGTCAAAACCAAAGAGAAACGGGAAAACCCAAAAAACGAATCGACAAATCAACCTACCGCAGCTATTGTCCGTAGAGAGAAAACAGACCGACCCATATCGCTCAATGCGTTAGAATAGGAGGTCACAAGAAAATGTGACTCCCTATATGACGCTCTTTGCGTAACTTTGTCGATGAGACGCGTAGAGCGGTTGTGACTATCGCCATCCTAGTTAGCCATGTGTCTATACCGAGCGCTGTATTTTTGGTTTAACCATTTTTTTGCTTTAAATTTTTGTTGATTTATTGTTATTTTCCGACATAAAATAAATATAAAACAcccatatttatttattttgaaaaacCCAGAGTATTTTTAAAATAATGGACAACGTTTTTATATTTTGTACTTTTGATAAATATGACCATTTTCGTGTAAACTTGATTTTTTTTAACTTAAACATTTTTTATTTTCCAGAGCATTTTTTGAAAGCTGTGAACATCTTAAAAAATATCACTTGAAAAGTGGAGAATAAAAAACTAGTAGGGAAagcaagaaaggaaaagaaaaataaaaagtagaAATGGAATATTCCTAAACCAGGTGATCGCTGTCCTTGAGCTGCCAGCCCATTAACCCATTTCACAATACCAAGGGAAACGTCTCATCCATCCTGACCAAGCCAGCGATCACAGTCGCGCAAGGTCAGGGCAAATGAATGATCCTTTTTTTTAGGGTGCAAATGAATGATCCTAAGAAAATTAATTAGTTGTATCCATTTGACTATTCTACATGCACGTCTGGTTCTGAAAAATAAGCTGCTATGTTAAACTTTATAAACCAGTTGTACATTTtaaaaatgagcaattttttgaaaaaaaagtgcAATATGTGTAGGCAGTAGTATACTTTCTTAGTGTGCAGGTTTGGTTCGTGTTGTAGCCACCGTCTTGGATCTGAGCATCGGAGATGATAGTCGTGTCGATGCCATCACTAGTCAAAGTCATGTTGCACATGTCCTCAGCAATGACGATTGGATCTGCCACCTTGTACGCACCCTTCTTCACGCAGATCGTGTGGCAGTTCTTGCGGTGGGGTGGGGCACCACGAGGCGAGGGCATCAACGATTATCATGTAATATCGATGCCGTTTAGTGCCACCATCGTGTTAACCACCGCATTTGCAGACGCCCGTTGCATTTCATTGCTTTTCTAATCGTACCAAGTATGCAAGTTAGGAAAATGGGACGGGAAGAAACTATGTTGTTTTTGTCATAGCTTATGGATTAAAACAAATATAGTTGGCCACTTAGATGACCATGGTGAATGAGTTGCACATACCAAGGAAAACAAAACATGTTCTTCTATGCACTTAACAAGAGAAATGGAGCATGTTCGCATTGCGAGATGAATGTAGTGAGCAGTGGCGGAGGTACGAACATGatgcggggagggggggggggggcactgccCCCCTCCCTTGATTAATTTTTTTGATCCATCAACTCCCAGGTGAACATTCTTGTACTCCCCCTGTAACTTAATATACAGCATGTTTCGGCACTGTCATAGTGTCAAAGAAATCTTATATTAAGTTAGAGAGGTAGTACTCGACATGGAAAAGGTTGCTGACACTGGTGTTGTCGCACCACTTGAGCCAGCCTTTCGGGTGCTCAACGCTGGAAATGGTGCACTCCATGAAAACAACGTgtgaaattcacaaatatttttaaaatttgggACGTGCACCCTTTGTTCCTAATAATCACATGGAACACACATATTACGAAGTCCAAGTTTGACCACAAAATTGGCAAACCAAACATAGATTATGTGTCATAAAAATATATTATTCAATTCGTAGTAAAATGTAGTTTCTGATTTATAATTTTTGACACATAGTTAATAtattttgatgaaactaatggtCAAAGTGCATACAAAGCAATGACGCCATATAAATAGGGACAAGAGGAGCATGCAATTTCATTTCACAATATATTTTTTGATTCGCAAACCGGTCAAAAAACAGAGAGAAGCAGGGAAACCAAAAAACAAGTGGACAAGAGGAGCATGCAAGTTTGATTTTCTATCGATTTCCAGTTATTTTTCAGCCGATTTTGAAATAAATGTAAAAAACTGATatttatatattttgaaaaatggAATAAATAAATTTTGGTAAAaaatgttttgatttttttaaaaaaatatgaatatttttttgaaaaagtgATTGCTTAAAATGTAAAAAAATGAAATTTCTAGAACAATTTTGAAAACTATGAACATTTAGAAAAAAATTGTAACTAAGAAAATCAAAGCAAAAGGAAGCAAAATAAAGACCAGTAGAGAAAACAAGAAAGGATGAGAAAAATGAAAACCAGGAATAGAACATTCCTAAACCAGAAAAAACACGAAACCATAACATTCTCGACCTGGAACCAGGTGCTATCCTTGGGCTGCGAGCCCATTAAGCTGAGATCTGGCCTGGTCGGGAGGGAAGAGACCGGGGCTGTCAGTGCGATTCAGGGGACCTCCTATGTGCCGCTTACTGCGGCAAAATGTTGCAGCTTCGCACAGGAGACGGgtcacctgggccagcccattcgcTGCCCCAGGGTCGTCGGGTGATGGCTCCGCCACTGAATTGACCAACAAAACATAAATTACGTGTCACAAAAAATATATCTTTCAATCCGTAAGAAAATGTAGGTTTCCAGTTATAGGGTCACTTTGGATGCCTTCCTTACGATCTTGTGCGAGACCACGAGCGTGCCTGAGACCTGCCTGATACCCGTTTGGTTTGTGCTCTAGGGGATTCACAAAATGTCTGACCTAAAATAGCCTGCCATCGTCATTAGCCTGGGCTAATCGAGGCGTCACCATTAGCCTGGGGCCAGGCGACCAATTTCACACGCCTGAAGCGTTCCTAGCTATTGACTAGagacattctgttttgtctatgtatccacatatgtatgaagtttttggttaatacaattctaatataaataataaatatttatcatgatataagtaaatataaatagcaattttattattgcctctatggcatatttccttcactcgcaGGCTCGCCTGTGTCTGTTGTGGACTTGTGGTCAAAGCATCATGGTGTGCCAATGGAAAGAGCTCACGGAGAGCATGTCCTCGACACCGCGGTTGGCCTGGTGAGGTAGTGGCTCGGCGTGGGTTGCTGGCTTTGAACAGGATGTCAAAGCGTCTGTCGGAGGGACCGTCGCCAGCACTCCCGCGGGAGGCAGAGCGCATGCCAAAGAATGGGTTGGTGGCACGGGAGAAGTGCATCCCCCCATCGCTCGAGGCCGCCGCCATGTCCACGCTTCTTCCACTCTCAAGGCCGCCGCCGTTGGGGCCAGCTCCTCGTACTTCATCAGCCGCCACCAGCGACCTTGCGTGCTCCTCCCGCCGAGGATGCTGCGGGATTCCTCGTCTCGCGGCAACCGGAGATGTGCGTGGAGGATGTGATGGTTGTCGGATGGAATCACGCGGCTGCTGCGGGATCTGCCGCTCTCCTTGGCCAGTGCCCGGGCTGCGGAGCTCCTCGTCGCCGCTGATGCTCATGGCGGATCGAATCTACAATTGAATGGGAATCCTTAA from Triticum aestivum cultivar Chinese Spring chromosome 4A, IWGSC CS RefSeq v2.1, whole genome shotgun sequence harbors:
- the LOC123082842 gene encoding uncharacterized protein; translated protein: MGSLMAGWDSPVLGDGTKARVTRNRSLTKEEVEAFWRQRGKPAPEDGGDVTSPLGSPGRPMEKSPLGSSQRSRSPASSPVSGVHEETIGAADAGKSRDWWTRSNWAFLNEPPQEERPGTAHTYTPQFHVAAGNA